A portion of the Coffea eugenioides isolate CCC68of unplaced genomic scaffold, Ceug_1.0 ScVebR1_3282;HRSCAF=4470, whole genome shotgun sequence genome contains these proteins:
- the LOC113757758 gene encoding uncharacterized protein LOC113757758 yields the protein MEDIDSLQQDYIPDHLSSDNDSSDDEFKGRYKDFVLEKFLRDPKFEIGMKFESRAQFKSAVTEYGIRMGKPVWTSKNEPTRVRAKCREPCKWFVFASIEKALAQRTWYVERIRSNNNLPTRKLRQTVHKDYQAEISKHVAAKAKTLAIEKIKGSAESQYKKIWQYCEEIKRTHSGCTMEVMFTPFREPGCNPRFMRMYCCLGPLKKGFKDGCKPILCLDGCHIKGRYSGQLLTAIAVDPNNGFWPVGLDRALAEVLPNSEHRYCVQHMYRNFKKKHPGLGLKDRLWHIASTTTVEHFNQALDDLKTYDKEAHAWVKKGPHPRHWCKAFFSKHTQCDMLVNNLCESFNAHILKARDQPIISMMEAIREYLMEKIQKRRAAMKKYKLNGGPLIREIVEERVKRAVQWKITWNSSSGNQAKGPRRAQFAVDLDKNECTCNLWALSGIPCSHAIAALHRAKKDPHKMLANCYHREVFFNIYDNVLQPINGDIQWPQSDMLELDPPASVTQPGRPKKVRKRDVTEGKDHGKRLRKRVVIHCRKCGGIGHNAKTCKNPPKSSTEQQPSQQPAPTGQPCNQRQHEAPTKKQRVSKNQGQRNQQKTQQQPTHQPQSQPSQQHQHINLSPQQSTSRPPVHRHKRSTSKRPLTEADKGFINLNYAYLGKDPPFNVGNWQGRGGERGRGRGRGRGKGPSGTSS from the exons CAATGACTCATCAGATGATGAATTCAAAGGGAGATACAAGGACTTTGTCCTAGAGAAATTCCTCAGGGATCCCAAATTCGAGATTGggatgaagtttgagtcaagagCACAATTCAAATCTGCTGTGACTGAGTATGGGATTAGGATGGGTAAACCTGTTTGGACCAGTAAAAATGAGCCCACCAGGGTGAGGGCCAAGTGTAGGGAACCATGTAAATGGTTTGTATTTGCTTCAATAGAAAAGGCTTTGGCACAAAGGACTTG GTATGTAGAGAGGATAAGATCAAATAACAATCTGCCAACAAGAAAGTTAAGGCAAACAGTCCATAAAGACTACCAGGCAGAAATATCTAAGCATGTTGCAGCTAAGGCGAAGACACTAGCTATAGAGAAGATCAAGGGGTCAGCTGAGTCACAATACAAGAAAATATGGCAATATTGTGAAGAAATTAAAAGGACTCATTCTGGCTGTACAATGGAGGTTATGTTCACTCCATTTAGAGAACCTGGATGTAATCCAAGGTTCATGAGGATGTACTGCTGCCTTGGCCCACTGAAGAAAGGCTTTAAAGATGGGTGCAAACCTATTTTGTGTTTGGATGGATGTCATATTAAAGGTAGATACTCAGGCCAGCTGTTGACAGCCATTGCAGTGGACCCCAACAACGGCTTTTGGCCAGTT GGACTAGACAGAGCACTCGCAGAGGTTCTACCAAATTCTGAACACAGGTACTGTGTTCAACACATGTATAGgaatttcaagaagaaacaTCCAGGATTAGGTTTAAAGGATCGATTGTGGCATATAGCAAGCACCACAACAGTTGAACATTTCAACCAAGCCTTGGATGACCTTAAAACCTATGACAAAGAAGCACATGCATGGGTGAAGAAGGGACCACACCCTCGACATTGGTGTAAGGCCTTTTTTTCCAAACATACACAGTGTGATATGTTGGTTAATAACCTGTGTGAATCATTTAATGCCCATATTTTAAAGGCTAGGGACCAGCCTATTATTTCTATGATGGAGGCTATTAGGGAATACCTGATGGAAAAGATCCAAAAGAGAAGGGCAGCAATGAAAAAATACAAGTTAAATGGTGGACCACTCATTAGAGAAATTGTGGAAGAAAGGGTCAAACGTGCAGTACAATGGAAAATAACATGGAATTCAAGCTCAGGTAATCAAGCAAAAGGGCCACGGAGAGCCCAATTTGCTGTTGACCTTGACAAAAATGAGTGCACCTGCAATTTGTGGGCCTTGAGTGGCATTCCATGTTCCCATGCAATTGCTGCTCTACATAGAGCTAAAAAGGATCCCCACAAAATGTTGGCTAACTGCTATCATAGGGAGGTATTTTTTAACATCTATGATAATGTGTTGCAGCCTATTAATGGAGATATCCAGTGGCCACAGTCAGACATGCTGGAGTTGGACCCACCAGCAAGTGTCACTCAACCTGGCAGGCCAAAGAAAGTTAGAAAGAGAGATGTTACAGAAGGAAAAGATCATGGCAAAAGGTTGCGAAAGAGGGTTGTAATCCACTGTAGAAAGTGTGGAGGGATTGGACATAATGCTAAAACTTGCAAGAATCCTCCTAAGTCATCTACTGAACAACAACCTTCTCAACAACCAGCACCTACTGGACAACCATGTAATCAGCGACAGCACGAAGCACCAACAAAAAAACAACGT GTAAGCAAGAATCAGGGACAAAGAAATCAGCAAAAAACTCAGCAGCAGCCAACACATCAACCTCAGTCCCAGCCTTCTCAGCAGCACCAACACATCAACCTCAGTCCTCAGCaatccacctcaagaccacCAGTTCATAGGCACAAGAGAAGTACATCAAAAAGGCCACTGACAGAAGCAGACAAAGGTTTTATTAATCTCAACTATGCTTATTTGGGTAAAGATCCACCTTTCAATGTTGGAAACTGGCAGGGAAGAGGTGGAGAAAGAGGAAGAGGCAGGGGAAGGGGAAGAGGAAAGGGTCCATCTGGAACAAGTTCTTGA